In Toxotes jaculatrix isolate fToxJac2 chromosome 12, fToxJac2.pri, whole genome shotgun sequence, the following are encoded in one genomic region:
- the hnrnpl gene encoding heterogeneous nuclear ribonucleoprotein L yields the protein MAAAAGRYYGEGGRATKRQKTEDGGMTTESYDDPHKPLPSPVVHIRGLVDGIMEADLVEALQEFGAISYVVMMPKKRQALVEYEDMNGSCNAVTYAAENQVYIAGHPAFINYSTSQKISRPGDSDDTRSVNNVLLLTIINPIYPITTDVLYTICNNCGPVQRIVIFRKNGVQAMVEFDSVQSAQRAKASLNGADIYSGCCTLKIEYAKPARLNVFKNDQDTWDYTNPNLSGQDADGEGNWNNSQDPNANPNKRQRQPALLGDHPPDYGGPQGGYHGYNDDSYGPPPPHRMGPGMGGRGRGSQRYGPGYGPPPPEYGPHADSPVLMVYGLEPSKINADKVFNIFCLYGNVERVKFMKSKPGAAMVEMGDCYSVDRAISHLNNNFLFGQKLNVCVSKQQAIVPGQCYQLEDNTSSFKDFHGSRNNRFTSPEQAAKNRIQHPSNVLHFFNAQPDISVEIFNQVCDELGIKSPASVKLFTGKSERSSSGLLEWESINDAMEALAMMNHYQMKNPSGPYPYTLKLCFSTTHHAN from the exons ATGGCTGCAGCTGCGGGCCGATACTACGGAGAAGGAGGCAGAGCGACGAAAAGACAGAAAACCGAGGACGGAGGAATGACAACG gagaGCTACGATGACCCTCATAAACCACTGCCCTCCCCGGTGGTGCATATCAGGGGCTTGGTGGACGGTATCATGGAGGCTGACCTGGTGGAGGCCCTCCAAGAGTTTGGGGCCATCAG TTACGTGGTTATGATGCCCAAGAAGCGCCAGGCCCTGGTGGAGTATGAGGACATGAATGGCTCCTGCAATGCTGTTACATATGCCGCAGAGAACCAGGTTTACATTGCAGGCCACCCTGCCTTCATCAATTACTCCACTAGCCAGAAGATCTCCCGGCCAGGAGACTCAGACGACACCCGGAGTGTCAACAATGTGCTGCTTCTCACCATCATAAACCCCATTTATCCTATTACCACG GATGTGCTCTACACCATTTGTAACAACTGTGGCCCTGTACAGAGGATTGTCATCTTCAGAAAGAATGGTGTTCAGGCAATGGTTGA ATTTGATTCAGTCCAAAGTGCCCAGAGGGCCAAAGCCTCTCTGAACGGGGCAGACATCTATTCTGGCTGTTGCACTCTAAAGATTGAATATGCCAAG CCAGCACGCCTTAATGTCTTCAAGAATGATCAAGACACGTGGGACTACACAAACCCCAACCTGAGTGGCCAAG ATGCTGATGGTGAAGGCAATTGGAACAATTcccaag ATCCCAATGCCAATCCCAACAAACGCCAGAGGCAGCCTGCTCTTCTGGGAGACCACCCACCTGATTATG GTGGCCCTCAAGGAGGTTATCATGGTTACAATGACGACAGCTACGgtccccctcctccccaccgCATGGGGCCAGGGATGGGTGGGCGTGGTCGGGGTAGCCAGCGCTATGGCCCTGGATACGGACCACCACCTCCTGAGTATGGTCCTCACGCTGATTCCCCAGTTCTTATGGTATATGGCCTTGAGCCCTCTAAGATCAATGCTGACAAGGTCTTCAACATCTTCTGCCTCTATGGCAACGTAGAAAGG GTTAAGTTTATGAAGAGTAAGCCTGGGGCAGCAATGGTGGAGATGGGAGACTGCTACTCTGTGGACAGAGCCATCTCTCACCTCAACAATAACTTCCTGTTTGGACAGAAGCTCAACGTTTG TGTGTCCAAGCAACAGGCTATCGTGCCAGGACAGTGTTACCAGTTAGAGGACAACACCAGCAGCTTCAAAGATTTCCACGGTTCCCGCAACAACCGCTTCACCTCTCCAGAGCAGGCAGCCAAAAACAGAATCCAGCACCCCAGTAATGTCCTCCACTTCTTTAACGCACAGCCTGACATATCTGTAGAGATCTTCAACCAG GTCTGCGATGAACTGGGAATTAAAAGCCCCGCAAGTGTGAAACTTTTCACTGGAAAGA GTGAGCGAAGTTCATCTGGCCTGTTGGAGTGGGAATCCATTAATGATGCCATGGAAGCCCTAGCTATGATGAACCATTACCAGATGAAAAACCCTA GTGGGCCTTACCCTTACACACTGAAGCTGTGTTTCTCAACCACACACCATGCCAACTAA